A genome region from Sphingobacteriaceae bacterium GW460-11-11-14-LB5 includes the following:
- a CDS encoding SusC/RagA family TonB-linked outer membrane protein, translated as MNSKFLRKTSWVLVLMLITCTAVFAQQKQITGKVVDKKDGQPLPGVTVGIRGKTNNVSTNDKGEFALIADPSTDVLVFSFIGYIRQTIPLAGKTNITVNFAEDNTALDDVVVIGYGTKKKSEILGAVATISGAEIQDVPAPNLAGALRNRIAGVGVSQSSGRPGSPITLNIRNSTTTTAAAGTTDEPLYVVDNITVTREAFDNIDASMIENLTFLKDASAAIYGAAGAKGVILVTTKKGRIGKPSITYNGYLGISDAIKVPKMLSGYEHALLLNDTFRSQGAAASDYFAPEDLEYIKTLDYKSWYDEVWQAATTQRHNIGISGGSDKITFFAGGSYQGENGNYAGMKFNKYSFRSGVVATVANGLKADVNFNVDYGTKELHHNAQDNDAAFFERLITVPRWVPISIDGKFVNYNVNGVNSANINPLAISESGYYNNGSNKSYRINASLTYEPTFLKGLVIRGQVSQSSGSSKNTQYVPPFTLYNFVKRGNNQELFTNQLPTATSPTFQPTSAANSTFTPGLTDNNSYQFFLTLQYNKTIAKHTFSVLAGAEQSEGNTQNSAVRYTNQLIPGVDQFFAYDINTLVASNLDQTAVSKRSGFARFSYDFDKRYLIEGIARIDASSNFALGNRWGVSPNIGIGWVVSQEKFFKNSSALSFINFLKLKANVGITGDDRVGVRLWQDRFQIDVTNGYIYGTSNGNSLNRSRLANPEITWEKKRTINVGLETSMFNNKLDISIEAFQNYTYDGFELGANNQYPLYFGTQAQVLNYRQLYNWGSEFSIGYKAKLATDWNLSASMNFSYGNSVTDRILYTPGFLINNTLPNLQLFGTDPRKYNSGNYGLTNLGMFRTQGEVDAWMAKYPNYRIYDRIPQPGWLYYEDTNADGVISDSDLSPLYNNTNAFFSSGISLNLTYKNFSLNTNINARFGGKIFYDSRARTAPSKTRNTLSIWTDRWTLENPMEGKYPRFDDPSLGINSDFWAVDGTMIRINTMTLSYKAPTAFANKLGIGGARILLTGNNLWTIVNPLPYKDPYTSSAWDYPMLRTISLGLSVNL; from the coding sequence ATGAACTCAAAATTTTTACGAAAAACCTCATGGGTTTTAGTGCTCATGCTAATCACATGTACCGCTGTTTTTGCCCAACAAAAGCAGATCACCGGTAAAGTGGTCGACAAAAAAGACGGGCAGCCCCTTCCCGGTGTAACTGTTGGGATACGTGGTAAAACCAATAATGTAAGCACCAACGATAAAGGGGAGTTTGCATTGATCGCTGATCCTTCAACTGATGTACTGGTTTTTTCCTTCATTGGCTATATCAGACAGACCATTCCTTTAGCAGGAAAAACTAACATCACTGTAAACTTTGCAGAAGATAACACCGCATTAGATGATGTGGTGGTGATTGGTTACGGAACCAAGAAAAAATCAGAAATCCTGGGTGCGGTAGCAACCATTAGTGGTGCTGAAATTCAAGATGTTCCTGCACCTAACTTAGCAGGTGCATTACGAAATAGAATTGCGGGTGTTGGTGTGAGTCAATCGTCAGGTCGACCAGGTTCGCCAATTACTTTAAACATTAGAAATTCTACCACCACAACTGCCGCGGCGGGTACCACAGATGAGCCACTTTATGTTGTAGATAATATTACCGTAACAAGAGAAGCTTTCGATAATATAGATGCTTCTATGATTGAGAATTTAACCTTCTTAAAGGATGCTTCTGCTGCAATTTATGGTGCTGCCGGTGCTAAAGGGGTTATTTTGGTTACGACAAAAAAAGGCAGAATTGGCAAGCCAAGCATCACTTACAATGGTTATCTGGGCATTTCAGATGCGATCAAGGTGCCAAAAATGTTATCTGGATATGAGCATGCCTTATTATTAAATGATACATTTCGTTCTCAGGGTGCTGCAGCATCCGATTACTTCGCTCCGGAAGATTTAGAGTATATCAAAACGCTGGATTATAAAAGCTGGTATGATGAAGTATGGCAGGCGGCTACCACACAAAGACATAATATTGGTATTTCTGGTGGCAGTGATAAAATCACCTTTTTCGCAGGTGGAAGTTACCAGGGTGAAAATGGAAATTATGCTGGAATGAAGTTCAATAAATATTCATTCAGAAGTGGTGTAGTAGCAACTGTTGCAAACGGTTTAAAAGCGGATGTGAATTTTAACGTTGATTATGGCACGAAAGAACTACACCATAATGCCCAGGATAATGATGCTGCCTTTTTTGAAAGACTGATAACAGTTCCAAGATGGGTTCCAATTAGCATCGATGGAAAATTTGTTAATTACAATGTTAACGGAGTAAATTCTGCTAATATAAATCCATTAGCCATTTCTGAATCTGGTTATTACAATAATGGTTCAAATAAATCATACCGCATTAACGCCTCGTTAACTTACGAACCAACCTTTCTAAAAGGACTTGTCATTCGCGGGCAGGTTTCGCAATCAAGTGGATCTTCGAAGAATACCCAATATGTACCACCTTTCACGCTGTACAATTTTGTAAAAAGGGGGAATAACCAGGAATTGTTCACCAATCAGTTACCTACTGCTACTTCACCTACTTTTCAGCCAACCAGTGCAGCAAATTCTACTTTCACACCTGGTTTGACGGATAACAATAGCTATCAGTTTTTTCTAACACTGCAATACAATAAAACCATTGCGAAACACACTTTTAGTGTTTTAGCTGGTGCCGAGCAAAGTGAGGGTAATACACAAAATTCAGCTGTTCGTTATACCAATCAGTTAATACCGGGTGTAGATCAATTTTTTGCTTATGATATCAATACTTTAGTCGCATCAAACTTGGATCAAACAGCGGTTTCCAAACGCTCTGGTTTTGCCCGCTTTAGTTATGATTTTGATAAGAGATACCTGATTGAGGGTATTGCCCGTATTGATGCGTCATCTAACTTCGCTTTAGGGAATCGTTGGGGTGTATCGCCAAATATTGGAATTGGATGGGTGGTGAGTCAGGAAAAGTTCTTTAAAAACAGTAGTGCCCTTAGCTTCATTAATTTTCTGAAATTAAAAGCAAATGTTGGTATTACGGGAGACGACAGGGTTGGCGTTCGTTTATGGCAGGATAGATTCCAGATTGATGTAACCAATGGATATATTTATGGAACTTCGAATGGGAATAGTTTGAACCGTTCCCGTCTGGCTAATCCTGAAATCACCTGGGAGAAAAAAAGAACCATTAATGTGGGTTTAGAAACTTCAATGTTTAACAATAAATTAGATATTAGTATCGAAGCCTTCCAAAACTATACTTATGATGGTTTCGAACTGGGTGCAAATAATCAATATCCACTATATTTCGGTACACAGGCACAGGTATTAAACTACAGACAGCTTTATAACTGGGGTTCTGAATTTAGCATTGGCTATAAAGCAAAACTTGCAACAGACTGGAATCTTAGTGCAAGCATGAATTTCTCTTATGGTAACTCCGTTACAGACAGGATCTTGTATACACCAGGATTTTTGATTAACAATACCCTTCCTAACTTACAATTGTTCGGTACAGACCCACGCAAGTACAATAGTGGCAATTATGGTTTAACCAACCTGGGCATGTTCAGAACGCAGGGCGAAGTTGATGCCTGGATGGCGAAATATCCTAACTATAGGATTTATGATAGAATTCCACAACCTGGGTGGTTGTATTATGAAGATACCAATGCTGATGGTGTAATCTCTGACAGCGATTTATCGCCTTTGTATAACAATACGAATGCGTTCTTTTCTTCTGGTATTTCATTAAACCTGACTTACAAAAACTTCAGTTTAAACACGAATATCAATGCAAGATTTGGTGGTAAAATTTTCTACGATAGCAGGGCAAGAACAGCACCATCAAAAACCAGAAATACCTTGTCTATCTGGACAGATCGCTGGACATTAGAAAATCCAATGGAAGGTAAATATCCTAGGTTTGATGATCCTTCGTTAGGAATAAACTCTGATTTCTGGGCAGTTGACGGAACGATGATCCGGATCAATACCATGACTTTGAGTTATAAAGCACCTACTGCTTTTGCAAATAAATTAGGGATCGGCGGAGCCCGTATCCTACTAACCGGAAATAATCTTTGGACCATTGTAAATCCGCTGCCTTATAAAGATCCATACACTTCAAGTGCATGGGATTATCCAATGTTGAGGACGATATCTTTAGGATTAAGTGTTAACCTATAA
- a CDS encoding RagB/SusD family nutrient uptake outer membrane protein: MISQIKNNIKKAVAILTLAALLPACVNKDEFFLLPDTGGIDQTIWDNEGSVQLHLNRVYDVAMYQFPLQLTPDRYGVHYASDENYFPDGDANAKMALGLQGILGNNDVRYTGNTYGGNPGQNKYWDIARCNDAITNLPNSTMLTQKKNELLGQYYALRAITYFELVKVYGGVPLPLTPQGADTIYDEGRRPARECFAAILSDLNNAIVLLDGFAPGDADGRGKITKLIATCLKAKVLFYWASPQFNPLNDAKHPYQASRWTDALAANKEAYDMCVSAGKKLMPNYLDIFRVESGNTEAILVRTYSNTVPNRGNGTEQRVRPTSEGGSTGFPNTYFMPTTKMLDAYPMKDGKPLNTSTAFPYDATMFWQNRDPRFEATFATNGSAYPLSGNANRKQWTYNLAVGESSGVAVYVKRFSTPALTASASAYNSSVGGGSGMDWIELRFAEVMLNYADCLNETGNIAGAKDLVRQIRIRAGVVAGDADYGLALAGSTPQLRNLILNERQIEFAFENKRNSDLRRSRTMHLLTGNMSKLEVQLVNPPVGSDQKDKKVLEDPTVPGGTTAFRETLNINDKAVYTKYFKNVVITNTTYLPYNIPEFHYFYTFHNDFVSFGNKILPTIGWAGGSFDPLD, from the coding sequence ATGATTAGTCAAATAAAAAACAATATAAAAAAAGCAGTAGCTATTTTAACTTTAGCTGCACTTTTGCCCGCTTGTGTAAATAAAGATGAGTTTTTCTTATTGCCAGATACAGGCGGTATCGATCAGACCATATGGGATAATGAAGGTTCTGTACAGCTACACCTTAACAGGGTATATGATGTAGCTATGTATCAATTTCCCTTACAACTCACTCCTGATCGTTATGGTGTTCACTATGCCAGTGATGAAAATTATTTTCCTGATGGAGATGCTAATGCAAAAATGGCACTTGGTCTACAGGGTATTCTGGGCAATAACGATGTGAGGTATACCGGCAATACTTATGGCGGTAACCCTGGCCAGAATAAGTACTGGGATATTGCGAGATGTAATGATGCCATTACCAATCTTCCAAACAGTACCATGTTAACCCAAAAGAAAAATGAATTGCTCGGACAGTATTATGCGCTAAGAGCGATAACTTATTTCGAATTGGTTAAAGTTTATGGTGGTGTTCCACTTCCATTAACACCGCAGGGAGCTGACACTATTTATGATGAAGGTAGAAGGCCGGCTAGAGAGTGTTTTGCGGCAATATTGAGCGATTTAAATAACGCCATTGTCTTGTTAGATGGTTTTGCGCCAGGCGACGCTGACGGCAGAGGTAAGATCACTAAACTGATTGCCACCTGTTTAAAAGCAAAAGTGTTATTCTATTGGGCTAGTCCACAATTTAATCCGCTAAATGATGCAAAACATCCTTATCAGGCATCAAGATGGACTGATGCTTTAGCTGCTAACAAAGAAGCTTATGATATGTGCGTTTCAGCAGGAAAAAAATTAATGCCAAATTATCTAGATATTTTCCGTGTAGAAAGTGGGAATACTGAAGCGATTTTAGTTAGGACCTATTCAAATACAGTACCTAACAGAGGGAATGGAACTGAACAGCGGGTTAGACCAACTTCAGAAGGTGGAAGTACCGGCTTTCCAAATACATACTTTATGCCAACTACAAAAATGTTGGATGCCTACCCAATGAAAGATGGAAAACCATTAAATACCTCAACAGCTTTTCCTTATGATGCAACCATGTTCTGGCAAAATAGAGACCCGAGATTTGAAGCTACTTTTGCTACAAACGGATCGGCATATCCTTTAAGCGGGAACGCGAATAGAAAACAGTGGACTTACAACCTGGCCGTTGGGGAAAGCAGTGGAGTTGCGGTATATGTAAAGCGCTTCTCTACACCAGCTTTAACCGCAAGTGCTTCTGCTTACAATAGCTCTGTTGGTGGCGGAAGTGGTATGGATTGGATTGAATTGAGATTTGCAGAGGTAATGTTAAATTATGCCGATTGTTTGAATGAAACCGGAAATATTGCAGGTGCAAAAGATTTAGTGAGACAAATTCGTATAAGAGCTGGAGTAGTGGCAGGTGATGCAGATTACGGACTCGCTTTGGCTGGAAGCACGCCACAGTTGCGTAACTTAATTCTTAACGAAAGACAAATTGAATTCGCTTTCGAGAACAAACGTAATTCAGATTTGAGAAGATCCCGCACCATGCATTTGTTAACCGGGAACATGTCTAAATTGGAAGTCCAGTTAGTAAACCCTCCGGTAGGATCAGACCAAAAAGATAAAAAAGTGTTAGAAGATCCAACAGTTCCTGGCGGTACAACCGCATTTAGAGAAACTTTAAATATTAATGATAAAGCAGTTTATACCAAGTATTTTAAAAATGTTGTCATAACAAACACAACGTATTTACCATATAATATTCCTGAATTTCATTACTTCTACACCTTCCATAATGATTTTGTGAGTTTTGGTAATAAAATTCTTCCAACCATTGGATGGGCTGGTGGTTCGTTTGACCCACTAGATTAG